Below is a window of Ischnura elegans chromosome 1, ioIscEleg1.1, whole genome shotgun sequence DNA.
AGCGTCCCTTATATTTAATAAGTGATCATGAACTCTTCATTAAAAACAATTCTAGTACTAAACGCAAAAACTTCTGTCTGCCCCATGAAATTGTTTTCAGGATACAAAATGGTCATTTAGGGAAAGAGCCCTGACAAACTGTTTACTCAGATTTATTAATTTACTCTGCGCAGTCAAAGGGTATTACATTTCTCGTACGATAATTAGCTAAGCATATGCGCTTACCGATAACTCTTTTGCGCCCGATTCTCTCCACAAATGTTCCCGTGAAGAAGGCAAAAAGGATACATGTGATTCCAATGGAAAAGGTGTTGACGAAAACCTTTGGTTGAATCGTGTCCTCCGAGCAGTCAATGGTGGCGTTGGTGCCACTCTCCCAGTCGATCATCCACTGTGGTTTATCCACCATCATGTTGGAAACCTCGCACACGGACGCCGTCAAATTCGGATGTTTCTCCTGAAACTCCTCGAATCTGTTGAACAACTCAGGAAACCACATCCCAAATCCGAAGTACCTGCGAATAAAATGAGTTACCCCTGCATAGGCATGTTCTTAGCTGTTCTTGCATGGTAATATAATACAATGAGATCACAGCCGCGCCCATAAGTGTCGTAAATCAGGAAGTAAATATTGCGACATTCATGGAAAGTTTGAAGCATCTCTGTGCGTAAAAGCTGAAAagtgattaaaaacaaaatacaagcaCAATTTACCATGGAAGGAAAGTAGAGGCCCACAGTAAAATCTAGTAGGTATTGTGTCGACTCCAATAACTGATATTAATGCACTTCAATAATTTGATATCGTAATATGTATTCATTCCgttaagtaaaaattttcaaaatgatgaatttaccaTTCTATTATTTCATAACTGGAAGGAATATATAACTCTAAAAGTTTAATGCTAGTATCTATCGCACAATTTATAACAAGCAtgtcttaattttcttctccgtTCAGTCTGCccttcgattatttttattttaaaaattaggattGGGCCGGCCCTAGAGTTTGGCGCCCCCAATCCCCTAGTGCCGCCTCTAAAAAAAAGCCTCCCTTGACCACGCCAATCTACGCCGTTGCtcctcacaaaaaaattcatcccgGGAATTcgccaatttttggacgccaatCCCTGTGTGGCTTttcatagcaataataataatcgaaTTAAGTTATTTTTGCGCAATTTTGATCAGCCCTCAGTTCAACTACTGAGAGAAATGTAACCCTTACaaagaaaatagtaaatatttatatctttGCGCTAATTTTGTCGAAGAAAATTCCTGAGCCTGTGAACTGATGTTGAGAATATCTAAGTCGTTTTTGCTATCAACCAATTATTCAAATAACAAGCTGAAAATGTAGGAATGAGATGCAGTATATAAGTTAAGAACGTACTGGCTGCTGCCATTAAGGTGCTCTTGAGCCCCTCTTCATCTTTAGGCTCAATCCCCATGTTTTTTATGATGTCCACAATTTCATCCTGTGAAGCTTAGAAGTTCAAAagtttttagacaaaaaaataacgATGGCGTCAGTGATGTAATGACATTTAAAGGTGTGGGAATACCACATAAAAACGGTAGCTGATGCTAGTTTCAGAGATGCAGTTTCCTCCCATATCCGTAATCCTCTACTAGGTTGTAACTTACCCGAGTTGAAGGGAGAATAAACTTGTGAGGCCAATGATTGTATTCTTTAGAAGAGGAGGTCGGAATAagtgaattatttgcaaaatcatCGTCCTCACGCTCGATTTCCCATTATCTTCATCCTCGTTAACTTTCTCCTCCAATGAGATATTCATTTCCAGCCGATTTACCTATGGAAAAACAGTATGAAATAGATACCCTTGGATTGCattggtaaatattttacattaatggGGTTTTTAATAAGACTTCAGGCCTATTTTTAATACGACTGCAttactttcaatttcatttggGTAAATATTACTTCAAACCATTCAGTGAAATGTGAAAGCATTATGGTTTAAGGATAGTTTAAAATATCCATTGGAATTTTTAGTAACGATTAACATGTTATTACTTATACCTTGCTTGTTTCACTGATACTTTCCTTGGCCTGGTAGTAAATTATGACAGAGATTGTGGCATCGTGGGTTTGCAATATGGGTCATTATTGTTAGATGAAACTTTTTATAAAGATTTATTTCTAAGGGATGGAGCATGAGTTCTCTTAAAATACCTTCCATCATTTCGTACACTCACCGGGTATGAATCTGGAGATTTTCCAGTGTTCGTGCTGTATATACTCTTAAAAACTTCTAAGGCCTCGTCATGTTTTCCTTTGGACATGAGGTATGCCGGGGATTCCGGAGAGAAATAAGTGGCAATGGCACATATCATGGAAGGCAGTGCCGAGAACGCGATGAACATTCTCCAGGAGTTGTAACGAAATCCGATCTCGGTGGATCCGAGGAACCAGGGTCGAGGGATGATGGCCCAGGCCACCACTGCAAATAATAAATGCACCATTTCCATTTAACCCCTTCCTCTTTCTAAGGCCACGCCTAAGTCTTACGGCTACCTAAAGCTTTCAACATCCCAGGACATTAATTGATGAATTACTTGGCCCTGTGCATAGTGTATCAGCGTAACTTGGACAAATTTTGCACTACGTCAGTGTTGAAACCAAGAGTAAGGTGTCCACAAGTTGGTGTGGCGTAACTCAGCTTGGCGTATAATTCAATTGAGTGCGTTTGGAATACAATCCgggattttttcaattaaatatttcactgatCGGTACAATTGTGCAAGGTATGTATGTATCACCGTGCATTCCCGTGGATCTTTGTACTCACCAGGGACACATATGCTTCCAAAGGATGCAAAAATCTCCAACCAGACGACCGCCCTGCTTCGATACATTGAGGAGTGGAATTCCGCCAGGTAAGGGAAGCCGACTGGCTGGGCCGCTATTATTCTGTCACCGAACATGATGGTCCAATAAAAGATGTCAAATGCTTCGTGAGGAAACGAGaaaagagttattttaatgtGCCTAAAGTTGTACCTTTGCGAAATTGAAATCTTGATGACATAAGTGGTCAGTACTACTAGAAAGGTCATTTAAGTACATGTTACCACCGATAAAGTACTGCAACTATTTCACACAATGGCGACTCTAATGAAGATGCTGGAGGGGGAGTTTCGGAGGAACGGGGAAAGTTAACTCCTTAGATTGTCTTATTCTAAGGAAGGAAAtccaaattaaatttacattacaGGATGAGATAGAGGATAGATCAGTAATCACTTCAGTGACTGACATACAGCGTATTTTCTCATGTATAGATCAGGTTTTACTGCGATTTGTATATCAAACTGCGATTAGTTCACCACGCTAAAATTATACTCAGTTATAGTgctaaaattaactaaaaaaaacttatgcCTAACACCAAAATCAAacttattgaagttatttttcaaaattcgaaaaatcgcaaaaaaaattcatcgcgTCTGAAGTCCGCTATACAaggcgaatgatcatgcgaatcaTTCGCCgtgcataatgtaaaaaaaagcgaatgaaccgtcatgcgcatgaccaTGCAATGAAAATTGGAACATGCTCtatttttgctcgcatgatcccgtgaatgatggcatggTCATACGCATGcacattcaccgtgtatagcggccttaatcaAACAAAGCTTCAGACTAAGGTCGTAGATTCAACATCTGGGCATAATCATACgtttttggaaatggcattccATACCGAACCTAGAACTACCATCGAAATCATGTTGCATTGCATGGTGTTCTGTAAATTGACGTGAAAGTGAGGACAAATGTATAATTATACAGACAAACCGAATGCAATAGCGCTTTTTTTCCATCAAtgagaaaatgcgctaaaaagGCAACTTTTATCTCATAACGCTGTAATTTTTTATCTCGAACTGGTTACGACATAGAATTAGATAATATTCAGGCACATCTTTTTCCGTACCGCGGTTTCGCATGAAGCTATCTGGTATGTAATGACGTCACAGCACTCGAATCCCGACGCCAGGTTTTTTCGAGAGATTCTGCTTCCGCCTGTACTGTCGGCTTCAATGTCTCAGCCAGTTATTATAAATGCAGTTGATTTACgtggaaaataaacattttaggaTCCCGCTAAACGATGGCTTTCAATTTtcaggaaataatgtaaaatgaccCGTTTGACGATTGCCCATTACACTCGGCCATTTCGATGGATACCTATTTGGAATAAAGTCGAGGagaaatttttgctattttcCATTGATTGAGGGGCAACATTAAAGGTTCTTTCTTTATTCATACTTTGGCATTTAAGCATATTGTTTGAAGCGAATATTGCAAAATACCTCTGATATTAATGATCTCAGATCACTTGGTTTCAACGGTATGTGGTAGCAATTGCTGCCATTATGATCCATACTATTTTTAGAGCAGTTCGAATGCATCCTCTGATGCAAAGATTTATTTCAGTTTTGGAAGCCATTGTTTGAAGTTGAGGGTCGtttaaaaattgtcattattgTTCTGCAATTTTCCCTTGCTCGtatgatattttttctgtgaaaaaatatttgtggctgcAATAGATACTTACGTCAATCCGGTGATAAATCGGAAGAAAATAAATGGCCAGAATGTTTGCATTAAGCTTGAAAGAATAGCAGCAACTGCATCTGTAGTGATGGCAAACAAGATGGCCGACCTGCGACCCCATGAATCAGCCATTTTCCCCCAGATGCAGGCTCCAAAGAGAGTACCTGGCATGACAGATGCAATAAATAAGAAGTATGATAGGCCTGAAAACTGCATTAGAAAATTTCCTTGCGAAaccgaaaagtaaaaaaatattacttgataaaaataatgaaaatagtgtTTGTACCAGCTCATGTCTTGCACTAAGTATATAGGAACTTAAAATCTCTCATTAGCATATCTGATgtgtatatatttcattattaatggtGTTCAACCGATTCAAATAGggtgattaaataatttattcgtcCTTTCTCAATAGGTTGACCGGattgtaaataattaatattgaaataaatgcatgtttagatggaatcatttttattttattctttagagCAATAACAATGAAATTTAATCTTGATTGCGTTGCTTACGTTATAACGAAACCTCTGTTCCGAGGAGAAGAAGTCTTCCAAATGTAAATGACAAACAAATCCTGAAGGTTTAAGGAACTTAAGCCTGACATTTTGTATTGTAAGCATGTAATAAGCAATTGTAAACATGGCGTAAGAATATTCTATTCTATGCTTGAATACAGGATCGCTTTACCAATTATGTGCTTGGTCCTACTTGATACTAGACAATATAAATGTTCTGCATCAATTTACTATGGCCATCACAAGATAGTGTTAGTAATAATTTTCAGCGATACCCACCAATGAAAGGCGCTGAATTAAGGATAGTCTTATCGTAAGAACTCATCCGGAGATCGCATTCTGCAGATGGAAGCAAATAGGTGATGCTGAATGCTTCAAAAACGGTTGCTATGTCGATCAGGCCAACCAGGAGCAGCATTTGAAGTTGGAATCTACCTTGACCTGGAAGAGAGAAATATATTAAAGCTATTATTACTAAACTGCTCGCCACAAAAATTGGTTCAGAAAAACCGTATCTACACAGCTTATGGTGCTTGGAGTGCAGCATTTACCTCATCTTTGTACCAAGTGCATTGGAAACCGGTCACTTTGGTGAGaggtgttttaaaaaaatattaatgacacatgtaaatttagctaaaatatttcaaaataataactatttattcATTTACCATTATTGCGTAGATTTTACCCAATTCCTGACGATGCGAGTAATGAGCGATATATGGAAAGggaggggaaatttttaaaataaattccaagTTCTTGGATGAGAAATTTTTGTTCGGGCAATACTCTTTTAGTTCCATGTCTACGAACTTCAGTctctataatgaaaatattttgctgtcaTGTAGGTAACTAAATGAATTGCTCTTTTTCTCACTTACCTGCAATGTTGATAGCTGTCTCATAATCGGCCAtattatctataaaaaatattttttatagagcgTTAGATGAAATACTCATAAAGAATGTGTATAGTATTATGGAGTAAAGTAAACTTCTTTCATTataaaaacagtttttaaattcctttcataaataaatgaattattgagaagcaataattatatgttttataatAACTGTTAAATACAGCTATACCGGGAATCACATTTCGATTACGCTGTTTCGCCATTGTCACTAATTTCTGTTTCCATTAGGAAGAATGAGGGAAACGATTACATATGTTTTTTTGTTTCTAGTTCCAAATCTTGTGAATTTTAATCACCTGATTCAAAGCTCCCGTGTTCCAGAAGAGTTTTTGTCTTCATCGTACCAAAACTACAAATTAGACTTGAATCTTCACACCTAGACCCCTCACCCAGTGTACGATTGTTTTATGTCTTTACACCTATTATCTCATCGAGAAATACGGCCACTGACGAAATTGTTTGAAGTTCCTTAGTTTGCTGGAAGTTAAACCCAGTGCTGCATGCAGTGTGTCATTGACATATGGGTCTGCTCTTGGAAGCTCGTTCAGTAGCTTACTAATAGGGCAACGACTCATGATTCTCAATTACCTTCAATCCCTAATTTTTGTAATTGGTGTCTTAATCGTCTCTTTGAAATATGTCGCTCATTATCCGCTAAAGCTATCGCTAAAATTTAATAACAGGGCAATGCGGAGGCGAAGTATTCTTGGTGAA
It encodes the following:
- the LOC124153570 gene encoding synaptic vesicle glycoprotein 2C-like, yielding MKTKTLLEHGSFESDNMADYETAINIAGQGRFQLQMLLLVGLIDIATVFEAFSITYLLPSAECDLRMSSYDKTILNSAPFIGTLFGACIWGKMADSWGRRSAILFAITTDAVAAILSSLMQTFWPFIFFRFITGLTIIAAQPVGFPYLAEFHSSMYRSRAVVWLEIFASFGSICVPVVAWAIIPRPWFLGSTEIGFRYNSWRMFIAFSALPSMICAIATYFSPESPAYLMSKGKHDEALEVFKSIYSTNTGKSPDSYPVNRLEMNISLEEKVNEDEDNGKSSVRTMILQIIHLFRPPLLKNTIIGLTSLFSLQLGYFGFGMWFPELFNRFEEFQEKHPNLTASVCEVSNMMVDKPQWMIDWESGTNATIDCSEDTIQPKVFVNTFSIGITCILFAFFTGTFVERIGRKRVIVMAMALTASCGAGSYFTKSAAQNLALSCFLQASNGASYATLMSVIIELYPASLRGLASTIIMSISNIGSVVGSLLFGLLLDVDCAYPVFITAGVIGGCAILVFFLPNNKNATMS